A genomic window from Halorubrum lacusprofundi ATCC 49239 includes:
- a CDS encoding threonine synthase, with amino-acid sequence METTDAFTGLSCVGCGGTFDPETATHQCPDCGGILDPAYDLDRVDLSPEDLAERPFESMWRYGELLPFAPEAAVSLGEGATPLVECPALADAMGVGRVLLKDEGANPTGTFKDRGQSLAMTAARQHGAADIALNSAGNAGQAAAAYAARADLDAHVYLPSRAGFTQKAMTEVHGADLTVTDPIDGNSQIGDAGRAYADAMDAHPDWYSAKTFVTPYRHEGKKTMALELLEQLDWEAPDGVVYPTGGGVGLVGMHKAAHEVRELGWTDELVPMYAAQAAGCAPVVDAYEAGADRHEPVPDDEVDTACNGIAIPDPGASPLILDAIRESEGGAVATTDREILDAAIEVARAEGLEVGATCAACVSGAFALAESGEFGPDDTVVLLNTGAGNKDVDALRAHLGEREVEAEATNDGGAP; translated from the coding sequence ATGGAAACGACAGACGCGTTCACAGGGCTCTCGTGTGTCGGCTGCGGCGGGACGTTCGATCCGGAGACCGCGACGCATCAGTGTCCCGACTGCGGCGGGATCCTCGACCCGGCGTACGACCTCGATCGAGTCGACCTCTCACCCGAGGACCTCGCGGAACGCCCGTTCGAGTCGATGTGGCGGTACGGGGAGCTGCTGCCGTTCGCGCCGGAGGCGGCGGTGTCGCTCGGTGAGGGCGCGACACCGCTCGTCGAGTGTCCGGCGCTCGCGGACGCGATGGGTGTGGGACGGGTCCTCCTAAAAGACGAGGGCGCGAACCCGACGGGAACGTTCAAAGACCGAGGGCAGTCGCTCGCGATGACGGCCGCGCGCCAGCACGGCGCCGCCGACATCGCGCTGAACAGCGCCGGCAACGCGGGACAGGCAGCGGCCGCGTACGCGGCCCGTGCGGATCTGGACGCGCACGTGTACCTCCCGTCGCGGGCGGGGTTCACCCAAAAGGCGATGACCGAGGTCCACGGCGCCGATCTCACCGTGACGGATCCGATCGACGGCAACTCGCAGATCGGCGACGCCGGGCGGGCGTACGCCGACGCGATGGACGCACACCCCGACTGGTACTCGGCAAAGACGTTCGTGACGCCGTACCGCCACGAGGGAAAGAAGACGATGGCGTTAGAGCTGCTCGAACAGCTCGACTGGGAGGCGCCCGACGGCGTCGTCTACCCCACCGGCGGGGGCGTCGGCCTCGTGGGGATGCACAAGGCCGCCCACGAGGTTCGGGAGTTGGGATGGACCGACGAACTCGTCCCGATGTACGCCGCGCAGGCGGCGGGCTGTGCACCCGTCGTCGACGCATACGAGGCGGGAGCCGACCGCCACGAGCCGGTTCCCGACGACGAGGTCGACACGGCCTGCAACGGGATCGCGATCCCGGACCCGGGAGCGAGCCCGCTCATCCTCGACGCGATCCGGGAGTCTGAGGGTGGCGCGGTGGCGACGACCGACCGCGAGATCCTCGACGCCGCGATCGAAGTCGCTCGGGCGGAGGGGCTGGAGGTCGGCGCGACCTGCGCGGCCTGCGTCTCGGGGGCGTTCGCGCTGGCGGAGTCGGGGGAGTTCGGTCCCGACGACACGGTCGTCCTCTTGAACACCGGCGCGGGAAACAAAGACGTCGACGCGCTTCGGGCGCACCTCGGCGAGCGGGAGGTTGAGGCCGAGGCGACGAACGACGGCGGCGCTCCGTGA
- a CDS encoding DUF5802 family protein, with the protein MFERFSSGYYLGELYVEPHGGERAVIQRVDHEHVNEQLYADGEGVERLDAPLVMKVGGGHIPVSGDDDVPSGTLAIPHEIADDTLPDRRNVLLADADRAETLLRWEGWEPFANA; encoded by the coding sequence ATGTTCGAGCGATTCTCCAGCGGCTACTACCTAGGGGAACTGTACGTGGAACCCCACGGCGGCGAGCGGGCCGTCATCCAGCGGGTCGACCACGAGCACGTCAACGAGCAGCTATACGCTGACGGCGAGGGAGTTGAGCGACTCGACGCCCCTCTCGTGATGAAGGTTGGCGGCGGCCACATCCCGGTCAGCGGCGATGATGACGTGCCGAGCGGGACGCTCGCGATTCCCCACGAAATCGCGGACGACACCCTCCCGGACCGGCGGAACGTGCTGTTGGCGGACGCAGATCGTGCCGAGACCCTGTTGCGGTGGGAGGGCTGGGAGCCGTTCGCGAACGCTTGA
- a CDS encoding ISH3-like element ISHla8 family transposase, which translates to MFTIPDPDEYLSASDVKDVAEEVITPLPLPGVEGSPLDPGDIWLVVILACTNQNSIWDTCNDTEGTPCDDTVLRWLHTLNRQWLEVVANLLLARLAMTIFDPDRSRTVSIDFIDNPYHGEHHAEKGELCSMAPKDGTTTCHRYCTAYVVSNGKPVTLAMTYVRSDEDEADAVERVLARVENYPFEIDLLLADSGFYNERVIRRARDIAPTVVHVPKKGERMKDKLETHKSYMTTYRMYKDSERELRFPLAVAVSYQNGDRGKHGEVVRGYVACGVTDRSAKQVEHRYRKRSGIETTYRLLRQARGITTTRDPVVRFAIMLVAALLENLWLVLRWAVVARPRRGGRDLPEEFTFKTFCDWIRHELEEELRRRWKIKANGVGVPASQATAAG; encoded by the coding sequence GTGTTCACCATACCTGATCCAGACGAGTACCTTTCGGCGTCGGATGTCAAAGACGTAGCGGAAGAGGTCATTACGCCACTCCCGTTGCCGGGTGTCGAGGGGAGCCCCCTCGACCCCGGCGACATCTGGCTCGTCGTCATCCTAGCCTGCACTAACCAGAACTCGATTTGGGACACCTGCAACGATACCGAGGGAACGCCGTGTGACGACACTGTCTTGAGGTGGCTCCACACACTCAACCGTCAGTGGCTTGAGGTCGTTGCCAACCTTCTGCTCGCACGGCTCGCCATGACGATTTTCGACCCTGACCGGTCGAGAACCGTCTCCATCGACTTCATCGACAATCCCTACCACGGCGAGCACCATGCTGAGAAAGGCGAACTCTGTTCGATGGCTCCTAAGGACGGGACTACGACCTGCCACCGCTACTGCACGGCGTACGTCGTCTCGAACGGGAAGCCGGTGACGCTGGCGATGACTTACGTCCGCAGTGACGAAGATGAGGCTGACGCGGTCGAGCGCGTGCTCGCCCGCGTCGAAAACTATCCCTTCGAGATCGATCTCTTGCTTGCCGACAGCGGATTCTACAACGAGCGCGTCATCCGCCGCGCTCGTGATATCGCCCCAACGGTCGTTCACGTGCCCAAGAAGGGCGAGCGCATGAAGGACAAACTCGAAACTCACAAGTCGTACATGACGACCTATCGCATGTACAAGGACAGCGAGCGGGAACTGCGCTTCCCGCTCGCGGTCGCTGTCTCCTACCAGAACGGAGATCGAGGCAAGCACGGCGAGGTCGTTCGTGGCTACGTGGCGTGTGGCGTTACTGATCGCTCAGCGAAGCAGGTCGAACACCGCTACAGGAAGCGTTCAGGCATCGAAACGACCTATCGCTTACTTCGGCAAGCACGCGGGATCACGACGACGCGTGATCCCGTCGTGCGGTTTGCCATCATGTTGGTCGCGGCATTGCTGGAGAACCTGTGGCTGGTGCTACGGTGGGCGGTCGTCGCCCGCCCACGGCGGGGCGGGCGCGACCTGCCCGAGGAGTTCACGTTCAAGACGTTCTGTGACTGGATTCGTCATGAGCTGGAAGAGGAGTTACGCCGCCGGTGGAAGATCAAAGCGAACGGGGTTGGAGTGCCAGCATCACAGGCAACGGCCGCGGGCTGA
- a CDS encoding cupin domain-containing protein: protein MIRVTESDLDWTDTERGETRFRRKQLAEAADGDRIGCSLYELPAGAKSWPYHYHTANEEAIYVLSGSATLRHDGETVRIEAGDYVAFPADESGAHRVVNEGDDSVRYLAMSTMTEPDVTVYPDSETFGVFVGSPPGGREERSLSGYYQIDDTVDYWEL from the coding sequence ATGATACGTGTTACCGAGAGCGACCTCGACTGGACTGACACGGAGCGCGGGGAGACCCGGTTTCGCCGAAAGCAACTCGCGGAGGCCGCCGACGGCGACCGCATCGGGTGCAGCCTCTACGAGCTTCCGGCCGGCGCGAAATCGTGGCCGTACCACTATCACACCGCCAACGAGGAGGCGATATACGTGCTGTCAGGAAGCGCTACCCTGCGACACGACGGAGAGACGGTCCGGATCGAAGCCGGAGACTACGTCGCGTTCCCGGCGGACGAGTCCGGCGCCCACCGCGTCGTCAACGAGGGTGACGATTCGGTCAGATACCTCGCGATGTCGACGATGACCGAGCCGGACGTGACGGTGTATCCCGACTCGGAGACGTTCGGCGTGTTCGTCGGATCGCCGCCGGGCGGTCGCGAGGAGCGATCGCTGTCGGGATACTATCAGATCGACGACACCGTCGACTACTGGGAGCTGTAG
- a CDS encoding Vms1/Ankzf1 family peptidyl-tRNA hydrolase, whose translation MIDRLLGRAGLKERIEELEEEKRHLERRAEAEEQRRSDAVADRQRAEERVNELEHRIESLEERLDRTEGAEESVEFRRVSDLHDPRLADALGRFRAVESDDPEGLLTAFVPDDDAVPSSVAEWFGDRTRLVRRAAPAVVIADDTGAVSAALTPPIEPAPFDRWSDRFRLDESWFRPTGRFAFALVRSDTFALGVYEGDERVAFEGFTSDVKEAHSKGGFSQGRFERRREGQIDEHLKKATAALADLDANAPIDRTIVVGERSVLGEVREHADITDVSDATGKPRNALDDAFHDFWMTRIRAI comes from the coding sequence ATGATCGACAGGCTGCTCGGACGCGCCGGGCTGAAAGAGCGGATCGAGGAGTTGGAAGAGGAGAAACGCCACCTCGAACGCCGCGCCGAGGCCGAAGAGCAGCGCCGGTCCGACGCGGTCGCCGACCGCCAGCGCGCCGAGGAGCGCGTCAACGAACTCGAACACCGGATCGAGTCGCTGGAGGAGCGCCTCGACCGCACCGAAGGCGCGGAGGAATCGGTCGAGTTTCGGCGCGTCAGCGATCTTCACGATCCACGACTGGCCGATGCACTCGGGCGTTTCCGCGCCGTCGAGAGCGACGACCCCGAAGGGCTTCTCACCGCCTTCGTTCCGGACGACGACGCGGTACCGTCGAGCGTCGCGGAGTGGTTCGGCGACCGAACCCGTCTCGTCCGACGAGCCGCTCCCGCAGTCGTCATCGCCGACGACACCGGCGCCGTGAGCGCGGCGCTAACGCCCCCGATCGAGCCGGCACCGTTCGACCGGTGGAGCGACCGGTTCCGACTCGACGAGTCGTGGTTCCGCCCGACCGGACGATTCGCCTTCGCGCTCGTCCGGTCGGACACCTTCGCGCTCGGTGTTTACGAGGGCGACGAGCGGGTCGCGTTCGAGGGGTTCACCTCCGACGTGAAGGAGGCGCACTCGAAGGGCGGCTTCTCGCAGGGCCGGTTCGAGCGCCGCCGCGAGGGACAGATCGACGAGCACCTGAAGAAGGCGACCGCAGCGCTGGCGGATCTCGACGCCAATGCCCCGATCGATCGGACGATCGTCGTCGGTGAGCGAAGCGTGCTGGGCGAGGTCAGAGAGCACGCCGACATCACCGATGTCTCCGACGCGACCGGGAAGCCGCGAAACGCGCTCGACGACGCGTTCCATGACTTCTGGATGACGCGGATCCGCGCGATCTGA
- a CDS encoding helix-turn-helix domain-containing protein: MTRLTLRLDFPSGSWLGDVSRARPDATLRTTETVAAVEGDVTALTVTGTDRAETVEALRAHDRVDRIDIVDRTGPATRVRVVAPAPPPHVAAAREVGIPIEDPVAVTDGRATLDIVDDRSRLTAFGRRLTAEGVTVGIEASDADEEPILTDAQRDLVLAAVAAGYYDTPRECTLTDLAKARGLAKSTCSETLHRAEGRVLRRFVAGEFDDEDSETSVGKGIGDESEREPDRDGHHRTVTALGT, encoded by the coding sequence ATGACCCGACTAACGTTGCGGCTCGACTTCCCGAGCGGCTCGTGGCTCGGTGACGTGTCTCGGGCTCGACCCGACGCGACCCTCCGCACGACCGAGACCGTCGCCGCCGTCGAGGGAGACGTGACCGCGCTTACCGTCACCGGCACCGACCGCGCGGAGACGGTGGAGGCGCTGCGCGCCCACGACCGCGTGGATCGGATCGACATCGTCGATCGGACCGGTCCCGCGACGAGGGTCCGAGTCGTCGCACCCGCGCCGCCGCCGCACGTCGCGGCCGCGCGAGAGGTCGGGATACCGATCGAGGATCCGGTTGCGGTGACGGACGGGCGCGCGACGCTCGACATCGTCGATGACCGCTCCCGGCTCACCGCCTTCGGGCGACGGCTCACGGCCGAGGGCGTCACTGTGGGGATCGAGGCGAGCGACGCCGACGAGGAGCCGATCCTCACCGACGCCCAGCGCGACCTCGTTCTCGCCGCCGTCGCCGCCGGGTACTACGACACTCCGCGAGAGTGTACGCTCACGGACCTCGCCAAGGCGCGCGGCCTCGCGAAGTCGACGTGCAGCGAGACGCTCCACCGGGCAGAGGGCCGGGTGTTGCGACGGTTCGTGGCGGGCGAGTTCGACGACGAGGACAGCGAGACAAGCGTCGGGAAAGGGATCGGTGACGAGTCAGAGCGGGAGCCCGACCGGGATGGCCACCACAGAACCGTGACGGCGCTTGGCACTTAA
- a CDS encoding decarboxylating 6-phosphogluconate dehydrogenase: protein MELGVIGLGRMGQIVVNRSLDAGHDVVAFDLSAEATATAAEAGATAADSVADLCDRLDDSDEDGKRIWLMVPAGEPVDATLADLEPHLDADDVVVDGGNSKFQESVRRAEETDAAYLDCGTSGGPASAEEGFSLMIGGPEWAYEALVPIFDAVATGPAGHDRMGESGSGHYVKMVHNGVEYALMQAYGEGFELLTEGRYDLDMESVARTWNNGAVIRSWLLELCEEAFHEEGSDLGDVADHVAGGSTGTWTVREALEQEVPVPIIYQALAERFDSRNEGRFSRRLANRLRYGFGRHEVARRSDEE, encoded by the coding sequence ATGGAACTCGGCGTCATCGGACTCGGCCGGATGGGGCAGATCGTGGTGAATCGCTCGCTCGACGCGGGCCATGACGTGGTCGCGTTCGACCTCTCGGCGGAGGCGACGGCGACCGCAGCGGAGGCGGGTGCGACCGCCGCGGACTCGGTCGCGGACCTCTGCGATCGGCTGGACGACAGCGACGAAGACGGCAAGCGCATCTGGCTCATGGTGCCCGCCGGCGAGCCGGTCGACGCCACGCTCGCGGATCTGGAGCCCCACCTCGACGCCGACGACGTGGTCGTCGACGGCGGGAACTCGAAGTTTCAGGAGTCGGTCCGGCGCGCCGAGGAGACGGACGCCGCCTACCTCGACTGCGGCACGTCGGGCGGTCCCGCCAGCGCCGAGGAGGGCTTCTCGCTCATGATCGGCGGCCCTGAGTGGGCCTACGAGGCGCTCGTACCGATCTTCGACGCGGTGGCGACCGGGCCGGCCGGCCACGACCGCATGGGTGAGTCGGGGTCGGGCCACTACGTGAAGATGGTCCACAACGGCGTCGAGTACGCGCTGATGCAGGCGTACGGCGAGGGGTTCGAGCTGCTCACCGAGGGGCGCTACGACCTCGATATGGAGTCGGTCGCGCGCACGTGGAACAACGGTGCCGTGATCCGGTCGTGGCTCCTCGAACTGTGCGAGGAGGCGTTCCACGAGGAAGGGTCGGATCTGGGCGACGTCGCCGACCACGTCGCCGGCGGGTCCACCGGGACGTGGACGGTTCGGGAGGCGCTCGAACAGGAGGTCCCGGTCCCGATCATCTATCAGGCGCTCGCGGAGCGGTTCGACTCCCGGAACGAGGGGCGCTTCTCGCGGCGGCTCGCGAACCGGCTACGGTACGGATTCGGGCGCCACGAGGTCGCGCGGCGCTCGGACGAGGAGTGA
- a CDS encoding sulfatase: MVSDTSTSDTAVSNPTSSDSTDSDSTDSDSTGSDSTDSTSTSDGAVSNVLLVTIDSLRADAIGPYDNDRYSPVLSDLAADGTVFDRSFATGNWTPFSFPSILASEPVFARNGDIGVTGARTLASVLSEAGIATGGFNAANGFLTSHWGYPEGFDEFEPFVTSVGSSRYSRYLAAHPTVEAWIQLATSPFRRLGSKLRGESDDRPFLDASRMFDVEDSATEFVDDTDEPFFLWVHYMDTHTPYVPAPRYIREVSDGLIGTHRMLHAHTRTSLGWEVGERTLGDLRTLYQATVRQVDASVGRLLDTLEAAGIADETAIVVAGDHGEEFQEHGHLAHYPKLYDELIHVPLIVNVPGEDGGRRVSEHVGLDAIPPTVADLLDVESPPEWRGESLEPAVSGGESPDQEPVVSVTVRGEEVTEQPIPRSLSDGDLLVSVRDAEWTYIENADTAETELYHRPSDPTQQEDLSADPSDEALAVVERFAPIVADHVAELRDRQTDAEAADDGEDEEVDEHLEARLEALGYR; encoded by the coding sequence ATGGTATCGGACACGTCGACCTCGGACACAGCGGTATCGAACCCAACGTCGTCGGATTCAACCGATTCAGATTCAACCGATTCAGATTCAACCGGTTCGGATTCGACGGACTCGACCTCAACATCGGACGGAGCGGTATCAAACGTCCTCCTCGTCACGATCGATTCGCTCCGGGCGGACGCGATCGGTCCCTACGACAACGATCGATATTCCCCGGTGCTCTCGGATCTCGCCGCCGACGGAACCGTCTTCGATCGGTCGTTCGCGACCGGCAACTGGACGCCCTTCTCGTTCCCCTCGATCCTCGCCTCCGAGCCCGTCTTCGCCCGAAACGGCGACATCGGTGTGACGGGCGCTCGCACGCTCGCGTCGGTGCTCTCCGAGGCCGGAATCGCGACCGGCGGCTTCAACGCCGCCAACGGCTTCCTCACCTCTCACTGGGGGTATCCCGAGGGGTTCGACGAGTTCGAGCCGTTCGTCACGAGCGTGGGATCGAGCCGGTACAGTCGGTACCTCGCGGCCCACCCGACGGTCGAGGCGTGGATCCAACTCGCCACGTCGCCGTTCCGCCGTCTCGGCTCCAAGCTCCGGGGCGAGAGCGACGATCGTCCCTTCCTCGACGCCTCGCGGATGTTCGACGTCGAGGACTCCGCGACCGAGTTTGTCGACGACACCGACGAGCCGTTCTTCCTGTGGGTCCACTACATGGACACCCACACCCCGTACGTCCCCGCCCCGCGGTACATCCGCGAGGTCTCCGACGGGCTGATCGGCACCCACCGGATGCTCCACGCCCACACGCGCACGAGCCTCGGCTGGGAGGTCGGCGAGCGGACCCTCGGCGACCTCCGAACCCTCTACCAGGCCACGGTGCGACAGGTCGACGCCAGCGTCGGGCGCCTGCTCGACACGCTTGAGGCGGCCGGGATCGCCGACGAGACCGCGATCGTCGTCGCCGGCGACCACGGCGAGGAGTTCCAGGAACACGGCCACCTCGCGCACTACCCGAAGCTGTACGACGAGCTGATCCACGTGCCGCTCATCGTGAACGTCCCCGGCGAGGACGGCGGTCGCCGCGTGTCCGAACACGTCGGGCTCGACGCGATTCCGCCGACCGTCGCCGACCTGCTCGACGTCGAATCGCCGCCGGAGTGGCGCGGCGAATCCCTCGAACCGGCGGTCAGTGGCGGCGAGTCGCCGGATCAGGAGCCCGTCGTCTCGGTCACCGTTCGGGGAGAGGAGGTGACCGAACAGCCGATCCCGCGATCGCTTTCCGACGGCGACCTCCTCGTGAGCGTCCGCGACGCCGAGTGGACGTACATCGAGAACGCGGACACGGCGGAGACGGAGCTGTACCACCGACCCTCGGACCCGACTCAGCAGGAGGATCTGTCGGCGGACCCGTCCGACGAGGCGCTCGCGGTCGTCGAGCGGTTCGCGCCGATCGTCGCGGACCACGTCGCCGAACTTCGCGACAGACAGACGGACGCGGAGGCGGCCGACGACGGCGAGGACGAGGAGGTCGACGAGCACCTCGAGGCCCGCCTCGAAGCGCTCGGCTATCGGTGA
- a CDS encoding rhodanese-like domain-containing protein, translated as MDGEIDPDELAALLDDEETETVDADDTDLRIVDIRDRRAFDRGHIPDSECIPFPELTTRIAELEGAARIVTVCPHGVASRQAAQLIGSYAGTQNVRVDSLRGGIEAWERDVGALVPTAADGADGGTDPTPDADEGPDAPF; from the coding sequence ATGGACGGCGAGATCGACCCCGACGAGCTGGCGGCGCTGCTCGACGACGAGGAGACCGAGACCGTCGACGCAGACGACACCGACCTCCGGATCGTCGACATCCGCGATCGCCGCGCGTTCGACCGCGGGCACATTCCCGACAGCGAGTGCATTCCCTTCCCGGAGCTGACGACCCGTATCGCGGAACTGGAGGGCGCCGCTCGGATCGTCACCGTCTGCCCCCACGGGGTCGCCAGCCGGCAGGCGGCCCAGCTCATCGGAAGCTACGCAGGGACCCAAAATGTGCGCGTCGACAGCCTCCGCGGCGGCATCGAGGCGTGGGAGCGTGACGTGGGCGCGTTGGTCCCGACAGCGGCAGACGGAGCCGACGGCGGAACGGACCCGACCCCAGACGCCGACGAAGGCCCGGACGCCCCCTTTTAA
- a CDS encoding RNA-guided endonuclease InsQ/TnpB family protein produces MAKQVVTRTYTASIRNQSRVQDDLDSLGFAASKLWNVGRWTCSRIWDKIDHIPTHNELTTYLKNHERYDDLHSQSSQRVLQELAEAFNGWYGNRQNGDTKANPPGYRKHGDEHPRSTVTFKQKGFKLDTQYDRVRLSKGSNLKEYWSDFVLCKYQTRPDVDLSTVENVQQVKIVWTGDEWELHFVCKVEIDVDEAPGEKTVGVDLGINNFAALAYEDGHSELYPLNCLKQDDYYFSKLIARCDNSDSEQATRLNQKKSARRTHYFHTLSKHIVQRCVDEEIGTIVVGDLSGIREDEENGESKNWGKHGNLDLHSWAFDRFTGLLEYKAEMEGITFEQVSERDTSKSCSCCGRKHEANRVERGLYVCDECGTVANADVNGAENIRQKVSPSSPNLSVNRSNGWLAQPSTLLFDKETGAFAPQEQVTS; encoded by the coding sequence ATGGCGAAACAGGTCGTTACCCGCACCTACACTGCTTCCATACGGAACCAGTCTCGGGTGCAAGACGACCTTGATTCGCTCGGGTTCGCCGCCTCAAAACTCTGGAACGTCGGACGGTGGACGTGCAGTCGGATCTGGGATAAAATCGATCACATTCCCACCCACAACGAACTCACCACGTACCTCAAAAACCACGAACGCTATGATGACCTGCATTCTCAGTCAAGTCAGCGAGTCCTTCAAGAACTCGCTGAAGCGTTCAACGGCTGGTACGGCAACCGACAAAACGGAGATACGAAAGCGAACCCGCCCGGCTACCGCAAACACGGCGACGAGCACCCGCGCTCAACAGTCACCTTCAAGCAGAAAGGCTTCAAACTCGACACTCAGTACGACCGAGTTCGACTCTCAAAAGGATCGAACCTGAAAGAGTATTGGTCGGACTTCGTACTGTGCAAGTACCAAACTCGCCCCGATGTTGACCTCTCCACCGTGGAGAACGTCCAACAAGTCAAGATTGTATGGACGGGTGACGAGTGGGAACTACACTTCGTCTGTAAGGTCGAAATAGACGTGGATGAAGCCCCCGGTGAGAAGACGGTGGGTGTTGATCTCGGTATCAACAACTTCGCCGCACTCGCCTACGAAGACGGTCACAGCGAGCTGTACCCGCTTAACTGCTTGAAACAGGACGACTACTACTTCAGCAAGCTGATTGCTCGGTGTGACAACTCGGACTCCGAGCAGGCCACCCGGCTGAACCAGAAGAAGTCGGCCCGCCGAACCCACTACTTCCACACCCTCTCCAAGCATATCGTCCAGCGGTGTGTTGACGAGGAAATTGGAACTATCGTGGTGGGCGATCTCTCCGGCATCCGTGAGGATGAGGAGAACGGCGAGTCAAAGAACTGGGGCAAGCACGGTAATCTTGATTTGCACTCGTGGGCGTTCGACCGGTTCACCGGCCTCCTCGAATACAAAGCCGAGATGGAAGGCATCACGTTCGAGCAAGTGTCTGAGCGGGATACCTCGAAGTCGTGTTCGTGCTGTGGCCGGAAGCATGAAGCCAACCGTGTTGAACGCGGGCTGTATGTCTGCGATGAGTGCGGCACAGTGGCGAACGCAGATGTGAACGGCGCTGAGAACATTCGGCAGAAAGTATCTCCGAGTTCACCGAATCTCTCGGTGAATAGGAGTAACGGCTGGTTGGCACAGCCATCGACGTTGTTGTTTGACAAGGAAACTGGTGCGTTCGCACCGCAAGAACAGGTAACGTCGTAA
- a CDS encoding alpha/beta fold hydrolase, translated as MSDASSETSRGEEPAGARFLGVEALDETVPPDEIPEEVPGKSRVVDVGDVRLHVVEAGPEDGKLLVLLHGFPEFWYGWHETIVSLANAGYRVVVPDQRGYNLSEKPSAVSDYRIDALARDVVGLIDAYDRETAAVAGHDWGAAVGWWLALHHADRVSEFVAVNVPHPTVFERALRTSWDQRLKSWYVLAFQLPKLPEAVASAGNWRLAVRGLRESSDPGTFSGEDFRRYRRAWNREGAFEAMVNWYRAIVRDRPTPATETVEVPTLVIWGAKDRFLSTRLAGESVDRCADGRLLILDTATHWVVHEEPHRVAKAIADHADPLPPGARE; from the coding sequence ATGAGCGACGCGTCGAGCGAGACGAGCCGCGGAGAAGAGCCGGCCGGCGCCCGATTCCTCGGGGTCGAGGCGCTCGACGAGACCGTGCCACCGGACGAGATTCCCGAGGAGGTGCCGGGGAAATCGCGGGTGGTCGATGTCGGCGACGTCCGGCTCCACGTCGTCGAGGCCGGACCCGAAGACGGGAAGCTGCTGGTGTTGCTCCACGGCTTCCCGGAGTTCTGGTACGGCTGGCACGAGACGATCGTGTCACTTGCCAACGCGGGCTACCGCGTCGTCGTCCCCGACCAGCGTGGCTACAACCTCTCCGAGAAACCGTCCGCAGTGAGCGACTACCGTATCGACGCGCTGGCGCGAGACGTGGTCGGCCTGATCGACGCGTACGACCGCGAGACCGCCGCCGTGGCCGGCCACGACTGGGGCGCGGCGGTGGGGTGGTGGCTCGCGCTTCACCACGCCGACCGCGTCTCGGAGTTCGTCGCGGTCAACGTGCCGCATCCGACCGTCTTCGAGCGCGCGCTCCGGACTTCGTGGGACCAGCGGCTCAAGAGCTGGTACGTGCTCGCGTTCCAGCTCCCGAAGCTCCCCGAGGCGGTCGCTAGCGCCGGGAACTGGCGCCTCGCCGTGCGGGGGCTTCGGGAGTCGAGCGATCCGGGGACGTTCAGCGGCGAAGACTTCAGACGCTACCGTCGCGCGTGGAACCGCGAGGGCGCGTTCGAGGCGATGGTGAACTGGTACCGGGCGATCGTCCGCGACCGTCCGACGCCGGCGACGGAGACGGTCGAGGTCCCGACGCTCGTGATCTGGGGCGCGAAGGACCGCTTCCTTTCCACGCGACTGGCCGGCGAGAGCGTCGACCGCTGCGCTGACGGCCGACTCCTCATCCTCGACACGGCGACCCACTGGGTCGTCCACGAGGAGCCGCACCGGGTCGCCAAGGCGATCGCCGACCACGCCGACCCGCTTCCCCCGGGCGCGCGGGAGTAG